A single Rhopalosiphum padi isolate XX-2018 chromosome 4, ASM2088224v1, whole genome shotgun sequence DNA region contains:
- the LOC132928703 gene encoding RNA cytidine acetyltransferase isoform X2 produces the protein MVRKKIDNRIRTLIENSVTAGHRTMFVIVGDKGRDQVVILHHMLSKASVKARPNVLWCYKKELGFSSHRKKRMKTIQHKVKAGKLNVNEDDPFELFVASTNIRYCYYSETHKILGSTYGMCVLQDFEALTPNLLARTIETVEGGGLIVFLLRSLKSLKQLYTLTMDVHERFRTEAHQDVVARFNERFMLSLVSCDRCLVVDDQLTVLPISSKVLDLVPEEKSNIQSINDQELTALKENMKDTQPVGCLVNCCKTVDQAKSLLTFIEAISEKTLRSTVSLTAARGRGKSAALGIAVAAAVAFGYSNIFVTSPSPENLKTFFEFIFKGFDALGYQEHLDYGLVRSTNPDDNKALVRVNIFRDHRQTIQYIVPTESNKLSQAELVVIDEAAAIPLPLVKAMLGPYLVFLASTINGYEGTGRSLSLKLLQQLRSQATPIGNNVNDKAGQNAITGRFLKEVTLEESIRYKPGDDVEKWLTNLLCLDATNIAPLLSGCPPPDRCDLYYINRDTLFCYHKASEAFLQRIVSLYVASHYKNSPNDLQMMSDAPAHHLFCLLGPVDINTKSLPEVLCVIQLCLEGEVSQTSASDALKRGKRAAGDLIPWTISGCFQDEQFPSLAGARIVRIATHPDYQSMGYGSRALSLLKMYYEFLIPNIEEGKLPKENIDSIQEEEVDLLEERIEPRNNLPPLLLKLSERPPERLDYIGVSFGLTGPLLKFWKKAGFIPLYIRQTNNELTGEHSCIMISTLNSSDSKNQDWLSQFWTDFRKRFISLLGYQFRKFSPQLALGVLHNTNITTDTDKNILDKTELDIHLSSYDILRLEKYCNNMADYHLIMDLLPTLSKLYFQSKIGDTHFSAVQKALLLGLGLQYKTVEELSEQFELLPSQLLGLYNRMMRRILQVINGIMEENVENKLPVIKQADSNELRPLAKPLEVELEQAAKVLKKKQRIELEKLKQENLTRYAIKGTEDEWGKALGNSVEKKD, from the exons ATGGTTCGCAAGAAAATCGATAATCGGATCAGGACACTGATTGAAAATAGTGTTACAGCCGGTCATCGTACTATGTTTGTAATTGTTGGCGACAAGGGCCGTGATCAG gtTGTTATATTACATCATATGTTGTCTAAAGCATCTGTCAAAGCTAGACCTAATGTATTATGGTGCTACAAAAAAGAATTAGGATTCAGcag CCATCGTAAGAAACGTATGAAAACTATACAACATAAAGTGAAAGCTGGTAAACTCAATGTGAATGAAGATGATCCATTTGAATTATTTGTCGCTTCTACAAATAttcgatattgttattattcagaAACTCATAAAATTCTTGGCAGCACATATGGCATGTGTGTATTACAA GATTTTGAAGCTCTAACTCCAAACTTATTAGCACGTACTATAGAAACAGTAGAAGGTGGTGGACTGATAGTATTTTTACTACGGtctttgaaatctttaaaacaattatatactttaactaTGGATGTTCATGAACGTTTTAGAACTGAAGCTCATCAAGATGTTGTTGCTAGATTTAATGaaag gttcATGCTATCTTTAGTGTCATGTGATCGATGTTTAGTGGTCGATGATCAATTAACAGTGTTGCCTATTTCATCCAAAGTACTTGATTTAGTTCCTGAGGAAAAATCTAATATTCAATCAATTAACGATCAAGAATTAACAGCgttaaaagaaaatatgaaaGACACACAACCAGTTGGATGTTTAGTTAATTGTTGTAAAACTGTTGATCAG GCTAAATCATTACTAACCTTTATTGAAGCAATTTCTGAAAAAACTCTTAGATCTACTGTATCCTTAACAGCTGCTCGAGGTAGAGGAAAATCTGCTGCTCTTGGAATAGCTGTTGCAGCTGCTGTTGCATTTggctattcaaatatttttgttacatcGCCTTCacctgaaaatttaaaaacattttttgaatttatttttaagg gtTTTGACGCTCTCGGATATCAAGAACATTTAGATTATGGATTAGTTAGATCAACTAATCCTGACGATAATAAAGCCTTGGTCCGAGTAAATATTTTCCGAGATCATCGACAAACTATCCAA TATATAGTTCCAActgaatcaaataaattaagtcAAGCAGAATTGGTTGTAATTGATGAAGCTGCTGCTATACCACTTCCACTTGTAAAGGCCATGCTTGGTCCGTATCTAGTATTTTTGGCTTCTACTATTAATGg ttatgAAGGAACGGGTCGATCattgtcattaaaattattacaacagcTCCGCTCTCAAGCTACACCTATTGGTAATAATGTAAATGATAAAGCCGGTCAAAATGCTATTACTGGACGATTTTTAAAAGAA GTGACTTTAGAAGAATCTATACGTTACAAACCGGGTGATGATGTAGAAAAATGGTTGACTAATTTGTTGTGTCTTGATGCCACAAATATTGCTCCACTGCTTTCTGGCTGTCCTCCACCTGATAGATgtgatctatattatattaatagagaTACTTTATTTTGTTACCATAAAGCGTCAGAAGCTTTCTTGCAGCGAATTGTTTCATTATATGTAGCTTCacattataaa aaCAGTCCAAATGATCTTCAAATGATGTCAGATGCTCCAGCACATCATTTATTTTGTCTTTTGGGTCCTGttgatataaatacaaaaagttTACCTGAAGTTTTATGTGTTATTCAG ttgtgtCTAGAAGGTGAAGTATCTCAAACATCAGCGTCAGATGCGTTGAAACGTGGCAAAAGAGCAGCTGGCGATCTTATACCATGGACAATATCCGGATGTTTTCAAGATGAACAATTTCCATCATTAGCTGGAGCTCGCATTGTTCGCATTGCTACACATCCAGACTACCAAAGt atggGATATGGTTCAAGAGCATTATCtttgttgaaaatgtattatgaatttttgattCCAAATATTGAAGAAGGAAAACTTCCTAAAGAAAATATTGATTCCATTCAAGAAGAAGAAGTTGATTTACTTGAAGAAAGAATTG AACCACGTAATAATTTACCTCCATTATTGTTGAAGCTAAGTGAACGACCTCCAGAGCGTTTAGATTATATTGGTGTATCATTTGGTCTCACTGGTCCACTTTTAAAATTCTGGAAAAAAGCTGGATTTATTccattatatattag acaaacTAATAATGAATTAACAGGAGAACATTCTTGCATAATGATTTCAACTTTAAATTCATCAGACTCAAAAAATCAAGACTGGTTATCACAATTTTGGACTGATTTCCGTAAACGTTTTATATCACTACTTGGTTACCAGTTTCGCAAATTCTCACCACAATTAGCTCTTGGAGTGTtgcataatactaatataactaCAGACACGGATAAaa atattttagacAAAACAGAGTTGGATATTCATTTAAGTTCTTACGACATTCTTCGATTAGAAAAGTATTGCAATAATATGGCTGATTATCATCTAATTATGGATCTCTTACCCACCTTATCAAAGCTTTACTTTCAAAGTAAAATTGGAGATACTCATTTTTCAGCTgttcaaaaa gcATTATTACTAGGATTGGGTCTGCAATACAAAACTGTAGAAGAACTTTCAGAACAGTTTGAATTATTACCTTCACAATTACTTGGCTTATATAATAGAATGATGCGTCGTATACTGCAAGTAATTAATGGAATTATGGaagaaaatgttgaaaataaattacctgtGATTAAACAAGCCGATAGTAATGAATTAAGACCATTAGCTAAACCTTTAGAAGTAGAATTAGAACAAGCAGCTaag GTTTTGAAAAAGAAGCAACGCATAGAATTAGAAAAACTAAAACAAGAAAATCTGACCAGATATGCAATTAAAGGAACAGAAGATGAATGGGGAAAAGCTCTAGGAAATTCTG tggagAAAAAAGATTAG
- the LOC132928703 gene encoding RNA cytidine acetyltransferase isoform X1, which translates to MVRKKIDNRIRTLIENSVTAGHRTMFVIVGDKGRDQVVILHHMLSKASVKARPNVLWCYKKELGFSSHRKKRMKTIQHKVKAGKLNVNEDDPFELFVASTNIRYCYYSETHKILGSTYGMCVLQDFEALTPNLLARTIETVEGGGLIVFLLRSLKSLKQLYTLTMDVHERFRTEAHQDVVARFNERFMLSLVSCDRCLVVDDQLTVLPISSKVLDLVPEEKSNIQSINDQELTALKENMKDTQPVGCLVNCCKTVDQAKSLLTFIEAISEKTLRSTVSLTAARGRGKSAALGIAVAAAVAFGYSNIFVTSPSPENLKTFFEFIFKGFDALGYQEHLDYGLVRSTNPDDNKALVRVNIFRDHRQTIQYIVPTESNKLSQAELVVIDEAAAIPLPLVKAMLGPYLVFLASTINGYEGTGRSLSLKLLQQLRSQATPIGNNVNDKAGQNAITGRFLKEVTLEESIRYKPGDDVEKWLTNLLCLDATNIAPLLSGCPPPDRCDLYYINRDTLFCYHKASEAFLQRIVSLYVASHYKNSPNDLQMMSDAPAHHLFCLLGPVDINTKSLPEVLCVIQLCLEGEVSQTSASDALKRGKRAAGDLIPWTISGCFQDEQFPSLAGARIVRIATHPDYQSMGYGSRALSLLKMYYEFLIPNIEEGKLPKENIDSIQEEEVDLLEERIEPRNNLPPLLLKLSERPPERLDYIGVSFGLTGPLLKFWKKAGFIPLYIRQTNNELTGEHSCIMISTLNSSDSKNQDWLSQFWTDFRKRFISLLGYQFRKFSPQLALGVLHNTNITTDTDKNILDKTELDIHLSSYDILRLEKYCNNMADYHLIMDLLPTLSKLYFQSKIGDTHFSAVQKALLLGLGLQYKTVEELSEQFELLPSQLLGLYNRMMRRILQVINGIMEENVENKLPVIKQADSNELRPLAKPLEVELEQAAKVLKKKQRIELEKLKQENLTRYAIKGTEDEWGKALGNSGKTKSLISVKSGEKRLADPSKYEPEEENEPKKKKSKKNRFNKKK; encoded by the exons ATGGTTCGCAAGAAAATCGATAATCGGATCAGGACACTGATTGAAAATAGTGTTACAGCCGGTCATCGTACTATGTTTGTAATTGTTGGCGACAAGGGCCGTGATCAG gtTGTTATATTACATCATATGTTGTCTAAAGCATCTGTCAAAGCTAGACCTAATGTATTATGGTGCTACAAAAAAGAATTAGGATTCAGcag CCATCGTAAGAAACGTATGAAAACTATACAACATAAAGTGAAAGCTGGTAAACTCAATGTGAATGAAGATGATCCATTTGAATTATTTGTCGCTTCTACAAATAttcgatattgttattattcagaAACTCATAAAATTCTTGGCAGCACATATGGCATGTGTGTATTACAA GATTTTGAAGCTCTAACTCCAAACTTATTAGCACGTACTATAGAAACAGTAGAAGGTGGTGGACTGATAGTATTTTTACTACGGtctttgaaatctttaaaacaattatatactttaactaTGGATGTTCATGAACGTTTTAGAACTGAAGCTCATCAAGATGTTGTTGCTAGATTTAATGaaag gttcATGCTATCTTTAGTGTCATGTGATCGATGTTTAGTGGTCGATGATCAATTAACAGTGTTGCCTATTTCATCCAAAGTACTTGATTTAGTTCCTGAGGAAAAATCTAATATTCAATCAATTAACGATCAAGAATTAACAGCgttaaaagaaaatatgaaaGACACACAACCAGTTGGATGTTTAGTTAATTGTTGTAAAACTGTTGATCAG GCTAAATCATTACTAACCTTTATTGAAGCAATTTCTGAAAAAACTCTTAGATCTACTGTATCCTTAACAGCTGCTCGAGGTAGAGGAAAATCTGCTGCTCTTGGAATAGCTGTTGCAGCTGCTGTTGCATTTggctattcaaatatttttgttacatcGCCTTCacctgaaaatttaaaaacattttttgaatttatttttaagg gtTTTGACGCTCTCGGATATCAAGAACATTTAGATTATGGATTAGTTAGATCAACTAATCCTGACGATAATAAAGCCTTGGTCCGAGTAAATATTTTCCGAGATCATCGACAAACTATCCAA TATATAGTTCCAActgaatcaaataaattaagtcAAGCAGAATTGGTTGTAATTGATGAAGCTGCTGCTATACCACTTCCACTTGTAAAGGCCATGCTTGGTCCGTATCTAGTATTTTTGGCTTCTACTATTAATGg ttatgAAGGAACGGGTCGATCattgtcattaaaattattacaacagcTCCGCTCTCAAGCTACACCTATTGGTAATAATGTAAATGATAAAGCCGGTCAAAATGCTATTACTGGACGATTTTTAAAAGAA GTGACTTTAGAAGAATCTATACGTTACAAACCGGGTGATGATGTAGAAAAATGGTTGACTAATTTGTTGTGTCTTGATGCCACAAATATTGCTCCACTGCTTTCTGGCTGTCCTCCACCTGATAGATgtgatctatattatattaatagagaTACTTTATTTTGTTACCATAAAGCGTCAGAAGCTTTCTTGCAGCGAATTGTTTCATTATATGTAGCTTCacattataaa aaCAGTCCAAATGATCTTCAAATGATGTCAGATGCTCCAGCACATCATTTATTTTGTCTTTTGGGTCCTGttgatataaatacaaaaagttTACCTGAAGTTTTATGTGTTATTCAG ttgtgtCTAGAAGGTGAAGTATCTCAAACATCAGCGTCAGATGCGTTGAAACGTGGCAAAAGAGCAGCTGGCGATCTTATACCATGGACAATATCCGGATGTTTTCAAGATGAACAATTTCCATCATTAGCTGGAGCTCGCATTGTTCGCATTGCTACACATCCAGACTACCAAAGt atggGATATGGTTCAAGAGCATTATCtttgttgaaaatgtattatgaatttttgattCCAAATATTGAAGAAGGAAAACTTCCTAAAGAAAATATTGATTCCATTCAAGAAGAAGAAGTTGATTTACTTGAAGAAAGAATTG AACCACGTAATAATTTACCTCCATTATTGTTGAAGCTAAGTGAACGACCTCCAGAGCGTTTAGATTATATTGGTGTATCATTTGGTCTCACTGGTCCACTTTTAAAATTCTGGAAAAAAGCTGGATTTATTccattatatattag acaaacTAATAATGAATTAACAGGAGAACATTCTTGCATAATGATTTCAACTTTAAATTCATCAGACTCAAAAAATCAAGACTGGTTATCACAATTTTGGACTGATTTCCGTAAACGTTTTATATCACTACTTGGTTACCAGTTTCGCAAATTCTCACCACAATTAGCTCTTGGAGTGTtgcataatactaatataactaCAGACACGGATAAaa atattttagacAAAACAGAGTTGGATATTCATTTAAGTTCTTACGACATTCTTCGATTAGAAAAGTATTGCAATAATATGGCTGATTATCATCTAATTATGGATCTCTTACCCACCTTATCAAAGCTTTACTTTCAAAGTAAAATTGGAGATACTCATTTTTCAGCTgttcaaaaa gcATTATTACTAGGATTGGGTCTGCAATACAAAACTGTAGAAGAACTTTCAGAACAGTTTGAATTATTACCTTCACAATTACTTGGCTTATATAATAGAATGATGCGTCGTATACTGCAAGTAATTAATGGAATTATGGaagaaaatgttgaaaataaattacctgtGATTAAACAAGCCGATAGTAATGAATTAAGACCATTAGCTAAACCTTTAGAAGTAGAATTAGAACAAGCAGCTaag GTTTTGAAAAAGAAGCAACGCATAGAATTAGAAAAACTAAAACAAGAAAATCTGACCAGATATGCAATTAAAGGAACAGAAGATGAATGGGGAAAAGCTCTAGGAAATTCTGGTAAAACTAAAAGTCTTATTAGTGTaaaaag tggagAAAAAAGATTAGCAGATCCATCTAAGTATGAACCAGAAGAAGAAAATGaaccaaaaaagaaaaaatccaaaaaaaatagatttaacaaaaaaaaataa
- the LOC132928704 gene encoding LOW QUALITY PROTEIN: GPN-loop GTPase 1 (The sequence of the model RefSeq protein was modified relative to this genomic sequence to represent the inferred CDS: deleted 1 base in 1 codon) translates to MDCDEGTPSSSNAIEDKTEYEAFKSPVCLIVLGMAGSGKTTFVSKLNSYLKQYKRAPYLINLDPACKNMPYTPNIDIRDSVKYKQVMKNYGLGPNGAIVTALNLYTTKFHQLMDLLGKVNVENSHDIAVIDTPGQIEVFTWSASGQILTESLASTFPTVVVYVMDLERSTSPITFMSNMLYACSVLYKTKLPFIVVLNKCDIVDPTYAIEWMQDFEAFCDAVENESSYMSNLTRTMALTLDEFYNELKCVPVSSLTGHNFDEFFKMVDAAADEFQKEYRVEWDKLRKEKLQTEISQLNKKLDDLAVSSGKGEQVPLFTSLSTGREISDIYLAPNADEMSGDSEGEEVPGF, encoded by the exons atggATTGCGACGAAGGAACGCCTTCCAGTAGCAATGCTATTGAAGATAAAACTGAATATGAGGCTTTTAAATCTCCAGTTTGTCTTATAGTGTTGGGTATGGCTGGTTCAGGAAAAACCACATTTGTTTCAAAACTCAACTCATACCTTAAGCAATACAAAAGAGCCCCATATTTGATAAATCTAGATCCAGCTTGTAAAAACATGCCATACACtccaaatatag ATATTAGAGATTCTGTGAAATACAAACAAGTGATGAAGAATTATGGTTTGGGTCCTAATGGCGCAATTGTAACcgctttaaatttatataccacAAAATTTCATCAGTTAATGGACCTCCTGGGAAAAGTAAATGTTGAAAATAGTCATGATATAGCTGTTATAGACACC CCTGGACAAATTGAAGTTTTTACATGGTCAGCATCAGGTCAAATACTTACTGAAAGTCTTGCGTCAACATTCCCAACAGTTGTAGTTTATGTTATGGATTTAGAAAGAAGTACTAGTCCAATAACATTTATGTCCAACATGTTATATGCATGTTCCGTATTATACAAAACCAAACTACCATTTATTGTAGTTTTAAATAAG tgTGATATTGTAGACCCCACTTATGCAATTGAATGGATGCAAGATTTTGAAGCTTTTTGTGATGCTGTAGAAAATGAATCATCATACATGTCAAATTTGACTCGTACTATGGCATTAACTTTGGatgaattttataatgaattaaaatgtgTGCCAGTATCTTCATTAACAGGtcataattttgatgaattttttaaaatggtTGATGCAGCAGCTGATGAATTTCAAAA ggAATACCGTGTTGAATGGGATAAATTGCGTAAAGAAAAATTGCAAACTGAAATTTCTCAACTCAACAAAAAATTGGATGATTTAGCCGTTAGTAGTGGCAAAGGAGAACAAGTACCTTTATTTACCTCATTAAGTACTGGTCGTGAGATTTCTGATATCTATCTAGCACCAAATGCTGATGAAATGTCAGGAGACAGTGAAGGAGAAGAGGTACCAGGTTTTTAA
- the LOC132928703 gene encoding RNA cytidine acetyltransferase isoform X3, producing the protein MVRKKIDNRIRTLIENSVTAGHRTMFVIVGDKGRDQVVILHHMLSKASVKARPNVLWCYKKELGFSSHRKKRMKTIQHKVKAGKLNVNEDDPFELFVASTNIRYCYYSETHKILGSTYGMCVLQDFEALTPNLLARTIETVEGGGLIVFLLRSLKSLKQLYTLTMDVHERFRTEAHQDVVARFNERFMLSLVSCDRCLVVDDQLTVLPISSKVLDLVPEEKSNIQSINDQELTALKENMKDTQPVGCLVNCCKTVDQAKSLLTFIEAISEKTLRSTVSLTAARGRGKSAALGIAVAAAVAFGYSNIFVTSPSPENLKTFFEFIFKGFDALGYQEHLDYGLVRSTNPDDNKALVRVNIFRDHRQTIQYIVPTESNKLSQAELVVIDEAAAIPLPLVKAMLGPYLVFLASTINGYEGTGRSLSLKLLQQLRSQATPIGNNVNDKAGQNAITGRFLKEVTLEESIRYKPGDDVEKWLTNLLCLDATNIAPLLSGCPPPDRCDLYYINRDTLFCYHKASEAFLQRIVSLYVASHYKNSPNDLQMMSDAPAHHLFCLLGPVDINTKSLPEVLCVIQLCLEGEVSQTSASDALKRGKRAAGDLIPWTISGCFQDEQFPSLAGARIVRIATHPDYQSMGYGSRALSLLKMYYEFLIPNIEEGKLPKENIDSIQEEEVDLLEERIEPRNNLPPLLLKLSERPPERLDYIGVSFGLTGPLLKFWKKAGFIPLYIRQTNNELTGEHSCIMISTLNSSDSKNQDWLSQFWTDFRKRFISLLGYQFRKFSPQLALGVLHNTNITTDTDKNILDKTELDIHLSSYDILRLEKYCNNMADYHLIMDLLPTLSKLYFQSKIGDTHFSAVQKDWVCNTKL; encoded by the exons ATGGTTCGCAAGAAAATCGATAATCGGATCAGGACACTGATTGAAAATAGTGTTACAGCCGGTCATCGTACTATGTTTGTAATTGTTGGCGACAAGGGCCGTGATCAG gtTGTTATATTACATCATATGTTGTCTAAAGCATCTGTCAAAGCTAGACCTAATGTATTATGGTGCTACAAAAAAGAATTAGGATTCAGcag CCATCGTAAGAAACGTATGAAAACTATACAACATAAAGTGAAAGCTGGTAAACTCAATGTGAATGAAGATGATCCATTTGAATTATTTGTCGCTTCTACAAATAttcgatattgttattattcagaAACTCATAAAATTCTTGGCAGCACATATGGCATGTGTGTATTACAA GATTTTGAAGCTCTAACTCCAAACTTATTAGCACGTACTATAGAAACAGTAGAAGGTGGTGGACTGATAGTATTTTTACTACGGtctttgaaatctttaaaacaattatatactttaactaTGGATGTTCATGAACGTTTTAGAACTGAAGCTCATCAAGATGTTGTTGCTAGATTTAATGaaag gttcATGCTATCTTTAGTGTCATGTGATCGATGTTTAGTGGTCGATGATCAATTAACAGTGTTGCCTATTTCATCCAAAGTACTTGATTTAGTTCCTGAGGAAAAATCTAATATTCAATCAATTAACGATCAAGAATTAACAGCgttaaaagaaaatatgaaaGACACACAACCAGTTGGATGTTTAGTTAATTGTTGTAAAACTGTTGATCAG GCTAAATCATTACTAACCTTTATTGAAGCAATTTCTGAAAAAACTCTTAGATCTACTGTATCCTTAACAGCTGCTCGAGGTAGAGGAAAATCTGCTGCTCTTGGAATAGCTGTTGCAGCTGCTGTTGCATTTggctattcaaatatttttgttacatcGCCTTCacctgaaaatttaaaaacattttttgaatttatttttaagg gtTTTGACGCTCTCGGATATCAAGAACATTTAGATTATGGATTAGTTAGATCAACTAATCCTGACGATAATAAAGCCTTGGTCCGAGTAAATATTTTCCGAGATCATCGACAAACTATCCAA TATATAGTTCCAActgaatcaaataaattaagtcAAGCAGAATTGGTTGTAATTGATGAAGCTGCTGCTATACCACTTCCACTTGTAAAGGCCATGCTTGGTCCGTATCTAGTATTTTTGGCTTCTACTATTAATGg ttatgAAGGAACGGGTCGATCattgtcattaaaattattacaacagcTCCGCTCTCAAGCTACACCTATTGGTAATAATGTAAATGATAAAGCCGGTCAAAATGCTATTACTGGACGATTTTTAAAAGAA GTGACTTTAGAAGAATCTATACGTTACAAACCGGGTGATGATGTAGAAAAATGGTTGACTAATTTGTTGTGTCTTGATGCCACAAATATTGCTCCACTGCTTTCTGGCTGTCCTCCACCTGATAGATgtgatctatattatattaatagagaTACTTTATTTTGTTACCATAAAGCGTCAGAAGCTTTCTTGCAGCGAATTGTTTCATTATATGTAGCTTCacattataaa aaCAGTCCAAATGATCTTCAAATGATGTCAGATGCTCCAGCACATCATTTATTTTGTCTTTTGGGTCCTGttgatataaatacaaaaagttTACCTGAAGTTTTATGTGTTATTCAG ttgtgtCTAGAAGGTGAAGTATCTCAAACATCAGCGTCAGATGCGTTGAAACGTGGCAAAAGAGCAGCTGGCGATCTTATACCATGGACAATATCCGGATGTTTTCAAGATGAACAATTTCCATCATTAGCTGGAGCTCGCATTGTTCGCATTGCTACACATCCAGACTACCAAAGt atggGATATGGTTCAAGAGCATTATCtttgttgaaaatgtattatgaatttttgattCCAAATATTGAAGAAGGAAAACTTCCTAAAGAAAATATTGATTCCATTCAAGAAGAAGAAGTTGATTTACTTGAAGAAAGAATTG AACCACGTAATAATTTACCTCCATTATTGTTGAAGCTAAGTGAACGACCTCCAGAGCGTTTAGATTATATTGGTGTATCATTTGGTCTCACTGGTCCACTTTTAAAATTCTGGAAAAAAGCTGGATTTATTccattatatattag acaaacTAATAATGAATTAACAGGAGAACATTCTTGCATAATGATTTCAACTTTAAATTCATCAGACTCAAAAAATCAAGACTGGTTATCACAATTTTGGACTGATTTCCGTAAACGTTTTATATCACTACTTGGTTACCAGTTTCGCAAATTCTCACCACAATTAGCTCTTGGAGTGTtgcataatactaatataactaCAGACACGGATAAaa atattttagacAAAACAGAGTTGGATATTCATTTAAGTTCTTACGACATTCTTCGATTAGAAAAGTATTGCAATAATATGGCTGATTATCATCTAATTATGGATCTCTTACCCACCTTATCAAAGCTTTACTTTCAAAGTAAAATTGGAGATACTCATTTTTCAGCTgttcaaaaa GATTGGGTCTGCAATACAAAACTGTAG
- the LOC132928705 gene encoding LOW QUALITY PROTEIN: peroxisome assembly protein 12 (The sequence of the model RefSeq protein was modified relative to this genomic sequence to represent the inferred CDS: inserted 1 base in 1 codon; deleted 1 base in 1 codon), whose product MAEKAAHHTTTIISRPSIFEVIAQENLSSTIYPALKKIFYYITLKDPEQLKWLNQYFDEIFLSLNTVCQYLYLKKYGGTFSENFYDLTRVSSSTNSKPSNNQLYLGLALVVCIPYLRNKYDMYIDQLQTKYKLQLKEKVFITLNKIIHTCWEALCLLYYIRYINGSSQSHSPLLAVAGMVLTYKNIESSNNEPLAQLSIKESIKNYLLYGLSHSLELGAFFMQFLNWWHSENLQSKFIAYPIPNPPKENDKYLSFKNTNKCPICXNERKMPTALTVSGFVFCYKCLHKSLMGESRCPVTKLPATMQDMIRIYSDN is encoded by the exons ATGGCTGAAAAAGCAGCTCACCATACAACAACTATTATAAGTCGTCCGTCAATATTTGAAGTAATTGCACAAGAAAATCTATCTTCAACAATTTATccagcattaaaaaaaatattttat tatattactttaaaagatCCTGAACAATTAAAATGGTTAAATCAATACTTTGATGAAATATTTCTTTCACTTAATACTGTTTGCCAGTATCTGTATTTGAAGAAATATG GAGGAACATTTTCTGAAAACTTTTATGACTTGACTAGAGTTTCTAGTTCAACTAATTCTAAACCTTCTAATAATCAATTGTATTTGGGCTTAGCTTTAGTAGTGTGTATACCTTATCTACGAAacaaatatgatatgtatatcgATCAATTACAAACTAAGTATAAACTGCAGCTGAAAGaa aaagtatttataacattaaataaaattattcatacatgTTGGGAagcattatgtttattatattatataagatatataaatgGATCTAGTCAATCACATTCACCTTTATTAGCTGTGGCAGGAAtggtattaacttataaaaatattgaatcttCAAATAATGAACCACTTGCTCAATTAag CATTAAAGAATctattaagaattatttattgtatggaTTATCTCATTCGTTGGAGTTAGGTGCATTTTTTATGCAGTTTTTAAATTGGTGGCACTCTGAAAATTTGCAATCAAAATTTATTGCCTACCCA ATTCCTAATCCTCCAAAg gaaaatgaCAAATATCTTTCATTCAAAAACACTAATAAGTGTcctatat ataatgaaaGGAAAATGCCAACTGCACTTACTGTATCAGG GTTTGTATTCTGTTACAAGTGTTTACATAAGTCGCTTATGGGAGAATCTAGATGTCCAGTTACTAAATTACCAGCAACAATGCAAgatatgattagaatttattcagataattaa